One Saccharopolyspora erythraea NRRL 2338 genomic region harbors:
- a CDS encoding TrmH family RNA methyltransferase, with translation MVFSTPTAHADSAAQAVRWVDVRRGGVPLRIVGLSEDGTRELAACDPRGPTVLVVGNETTGLSRGWTEACDEVARIRMAGSASSLDAAASASTALYEAARQHTRTRGGVIATPL, from the coding sequence ATCGTCTTCAGCACACCCACCGCGCACGCCGACTCCGCCGCACAGGCGGTCCGGTGGGTCGACGTCCGTCGCGGCGGTGTCCCGCTGCGCATCGTCGGGTTGAGCGAGGACGGCACGCGCGAGCTGGCCGCCTGCGACCCGCGCGGCCCGACCGTGCTGGTCGTCGGCAACGAGACCACCGGACTCAGCCGCGGCTGGACCGAGGCGTGCGACGAGGTCGCCCGGATTCGGATGGCCGGCTCGGCCAGCTCGCTCGACGCCGCCGCCTCGGCCTCCACCGCGCTCTACGAGGCCGCCCGGCAGCACACCCGGACCCGCGGCGGCGTGATCGCCACGCCGCTATAG
- a CDS encoding TetR/AcrR family transcriptional regulator, whose protein sequence is MSTEPAPQRRRLEPDQRRSQILAVARRLFGRGSYSSVSTTDIAREAGVARALINHYFGSKRELYLEVVRQMMVVPGSVAQHLPRTTTEERVSILVDRWLDVVDRNKELWLSAIGSEAIGRDEDIERIVLESDEIATDNVLLAAMMTDVTEGREELRAMIRAFGSMLKAASREWLVRGTLSRGDLHVMLTQSALHLLGTVYPAVCRLGPVPGDLEAAGS, encoded by the coding sequence ATGAGCACCGAGCCCGCCCCGCAGCGGCGCCGGCTGGAGCCGGACCAGCGCCGTTCGCAGATCCTGGCGGTCGCGCGGCGGCTCTTCGGCCGGGGCAGCTACTCCTCGGTGTCCACAACGGACATCGCACGGGAGGCGGGGGTGGCCCGGGCGCTGATCAACCACTACTTCGGCAGCAAGCGCGAGCTCTACCTGGAGGTCGTGCGGCAGATGATGGTGGTGCCCGGCTCGGTCGCCCAGCACCTGCCCCGCACCACCACCGAGGAACGCGTCTCGATCCTGGTCGACCGCTGGCTGGACGTGGTCGACCGCAACAAGGAGCTGTGGCTGTCGGCCATCGGTTCCGAGGCGATCGGCCGCGACGAGGACATCGAGCGAATCGTGCTGGAGTCCGACGAGATCGCGACCGACAACGTCCTGCTGGCAGCGATGATGACCGACGTGACCGAGGGCCGCGAGGAGCTGCGGGCGATGATCCGCGCCTTCGGCAGCATGCTCAAGGCCGCTTCCCGGGAGTGGCTGGTGCGCGGCACCCTCAGCCGCGGTGACCTGCACGTGATGCTCACCCAGTCCGCCCTGCACCTGCTGGGCACCGTGTACCCGGCCGTGTGCCGGCTCGGCCCCGTTCCCGGCGACCTGGAGGCCGCCGGGTCGTGA
- a CDS encoding AMP-dependent synthetase/ligase has product MSWKSIWAGLREEVAALARGLAGLGLRRGDRMLISMSHRPEHWVADLAAAHVGAVSCTTYDTLSSEQLRFLAEHSAAAVVVVEGPQQWDRWRPVIDDLPSLRAIVVLDEQIIPDGDERFAGYAALRGGGADPDFAAEFEELTDAATPDAPLSMVYTSGTTGEPKGVVLSHRNVIHESLTLDELAPLPEHPRSVSYLPLAHIAERVLGIYRPICGAGHVTICAGQAELVPTLVAARPHSFFGVPRVWEKLAAGLQAKLDALPSGQRAALDEARELSLRVLRQRGRGAEVPAELEARRKELDEALLLPIRAAIGLDAALRSYSGAAPIPIAVLELLAGIGLPVYEVWGLSETSGASTVTNGDTFTLGAVGRALPGIEVATAEDGELLVRGPVVFLGYLRPDGGVEDGTDEDGWFHTGDIGVVDERGVVTITDRKKELIITAGGKNIAPAKVEAMLRAHPLVAQAVAVGDRRPYLTALVVLDEEAAPAWAEAHGIGTVDLAELACHPDVLAELDALVDQANQVLARVEQIKKYRVLPHPWTAESGELTPKLSLRRRVVAERYAAEIDRMYA; this is encoded by the coding sequence GTGTCCTGGAAGTCGATCTGGGCCGGGCTGCGCGAGGAGGTCGCCGCGCTGGCCCGCGGGCTGGCGGGGCTCGGCCTGCGACGCGGCGACCGGATGCTGATCTCGATGTCGCACCGCCCCGAGCACTGGGTCGCCGACCTGGCGGCTGCGCACGTGGGCGCCGTCTCCTGCACCACCTACGACACGCTGAGCAGCGAGCAGTTGCGCTTCCTCGCCGAGCACAGCGCGGCGGCGGTCGTGGTGGTCGAAGGCCCGCAGCAGTGGGACCGGTGGCGGCCGGTGATCGACGATCTGCCCTCCCTGCGCGCGATCGTGGTGCTGGACGAGCAGATCATCCCCGACGGCGACGAGCGCTTCGCCGGCTACGCGGCGCTTCGCGGCGGTGGAGCGGACCCGGACTTCGCCGCCGAGTTCGAGGAGCTGACCGACGCCGCCACCCCTGACGCGCCGCTGTCGATGGTCTACACGTCGGGCACGACCGGCGAGCCGAAGGGCGTGGTGCTCTCGCACCGCAACGTCATCCACGAGTCGCTGACGCTGGACGAGCTCGCTCCGCTGCCGGAGCACCCGCGCTCGGTCTCCTACCTGCCGCTGGCCCACATCGCCGAACGGGTGCTCGGCATCTACCGGCCGATCTGCGGAGCCGGGCACGTGACGATCTGCGCCGGCCAGGCCGAGCTCGTGCCGACCCTCGTGGCCGCCCGACCGCACAGCTTCTTCGGCGTGCCCCGGGTGTGGGAGAAGCTCGCCGCCGGGTTGCAGGCCAAGCTCGACGCGCTGCCCTCCGGTCAGCGCGCAGCGCTCGACGAGGCCCGGGAACTCTCGCTGCGGGTGCTGCGGCAGCGCGGCCGGGGAGCCGAGGTGCCCGCCGAACTCGAGGCGCGGCGCAAAGAACTCGACGAAGCCCTCCTGCTTCCCATCCGCGCGGCCATCGGACTCGACGCCGCCCTGCGCAGCTACAGCGGCGCGGCGCCGATCCCGATCGCGGTGCTCGAACTCCTCGCCGGCATCGGGCTGCCGGTGTACGAGGTGTGGGGGCTCAGCGAGACATCCGGCGCCTCGACGGTCACCAACGGCGACACGTTCACCCTCGGCGCGGTCGGGCGCGCGCTGCCGGGCATCGAGGTCGCCACGGCCGAGGACGGCGAGCTGCTGGTGCGCGGGCCGGTGGTGTTCCTCGGATACCTGCGCCCCGACGGCGGCGTGGAGGACGGCACCGACGAGGACGGCTGGTTCCACACCGGCGACATCGGGGTCGTCGACGAGCGCGGCGTCGTCACCATCACCGACCGCAAGAAGGAGCTCATCATCACCGCGGGCGGCAAGAACATCGCGCCCGCCAAGGTGGAGGCGATGTTGCGGGCGCACCCGCTGGTCGCCCAGGCGGTCGCCGTCGGCGACCGCCGCCCGTACCTGACGGCGCTGGTCGTGCTGGACGAGGAGGCAGCGCCCGCGTGGGCCGAGGCGCACGGCATCGGCACCGTCGACCTCGCCGAGCTGGCCTGCCACCCGGACGTGCTCGCCGAGCTCGACGCCCTGGTCGACCAGGCCAACCAGGTGCTCGCCCGGGTCGAGCAGATCAAGAAGTACCGCGTGCTGCCGCACCCGTGGACGGCGGAGTCCGGTGAGCTGACGCCCAAGCTGAGCCTGCGCCGCCGCGTCGTCGCCGAGCGCTACGCGGCCGAGATCGACCGGATGTACGCCTGA
- a CDS encoding TetR/AcrR family transcriptional regulator: MTTFDEAFLDDLRSMPEPGDESVRRILDAGLACFVTHGIRRTTMNRIAERAGLGVATVYRRFPQKDQLVQAVLLREVRAFIAGVDAKIARVATPEEQMAEGFTAFVTGVARSPLLLRAMTSEPETALPFMTARGEPVLALGRGFIAGNIRRWQRQGAVADFDAELVAEIFARLAHSLVLTPGGLIPSADDDTTRAFARRHLVPLLRPGEE; the protein is encoded by the coding sequence ATGACCACCTTCGACGAGGCGTTCCTCGACGACCTGCGGAGCATGCCCGAGCCCGGCGACGAGTCCGTGCGGCGCATCCTCGACGCGGGCCTCGCCTGCTTCGTCACCCACGGCATCCGCCGCACCACGATGAACCGCATCGCCGAGCGCGCGGGACTCGGCGTCGCGACGGTCTACCGGCGCTTCCCGCAGAAGGACCAACTCGTCCAGGCAGTGCTGTTGCGCGAGGTGCGCGCGTTCATCGCCGGGGTCGACGCCAAGATCGCCCGGGTGGCCACCCCGGAGGAGCAGATGGCCGAGGGCTTCACCGCCTTCGTCACCGGAGTCGCCCGCAGTCCCCTGCTGCTGCGCGCGATGACGTCCGAGCCGGAGACCGCGCTGCCGTTCATGACCGCGCGCGGAGAGCCGGTCCTGGCGCTGGGCCGCGGCTTCATCGCGGGCAACATCCGCCGCTGGCAGCGGCAGGGCGCGGTGGCCGACTTCGACGCCGAGCTGGTGGCCGAGATCTTCGCCCGCCTGGCGCACTCCCTCGTGCTCACCCCCGGCGGTCTCATCCCCAGCGCGGACGACGACACGACCCGCGCGTTCGCCCGCAGACACCTGGTCCCCCTGCTGCGCCCCGGCGAGGAGTGA
- a CDS encoding FadR/GntR family transcriptional regulator gives MDPELIGLVDALLRTATRERRTGLLRLPPERELGAELNMSRGALREQLSCLAMLGFVNRTQGRGTYLQVPDASFMQVYFSLARRFGHLGPAQFEQARELLEMSVVAEAARRATDADVRSLRDQVDAMIEASGVGAVEEATEADFDFHRLLFGIVGNPMFDFLHEGFAHVMREDLTERRARTLRIEQRAGKPCFETDRVHYDIVDAIERRDPDAARAAMARHFELWRSLTESVKSAEAAESAEAAAS, from the coding sequence GTGGACCCGGAACTGATCGGGTTGGTGGACGCGCTGCTGCGGACCGCGACCCGCGAGCGCAGGACGGGCCTGCTGCGGCTGCCGCCGGAACGCGAGCTCGGGGCCGAGCTGAACATGAGCCGGGGCGCGCTGCGCGAGCAGCTCTCCTGCCTGGCGATGCTCGGGTTCGTCAACCGGACCCAGGGCAGGGGGACCTACCTGCAGGTTCCGGACGCGAGCTTCATGCAGGTCTACTTCAGCCTCGCCCGCCGCTTCGGCCATCTGGGGCCCGCGCAGTTCGAGCAGGCCAGAGAGCTGCTGGAGATGTCGGTGGTGGCCGAGGCCGCGCGCAGGGCGACCGACGCCGACGTGCGCAGCCTGCGCGACCAGGTCGACGCGATGATCGAGGCCTCCGGTGTCGGCGCGGTGGAGGAGGCCACCGAGGCGGACTTCGACTTCCACCGGTTGCTGTTCGGCATCGTCGGCAACCCGATGTTCGACTTCCTGCACGAGGGTTTCGCCCACGTCATGCGGGAGGACCTGACCGAGCGCCGCGCGCGGACGCTGCGCATCGAGCAGCGCGCGGGCAAGCCCTGCTTCGAGACCGACCGCGTGCATTACGACATCGTCGACGCGATCGAGCGGCGCGACCCCGACGCCGCGCGTGCGGCGATGGCCCGGCACTTCGAGCTGTGGCGCAGCCTCACCGAGTCCGTCAAGTCCGCCGAAGCCGCCGAGTCGGCCGAGGCCGCCGCGAGCTGA
- a CDS encoding dioxygenase codes for MTEDDRKFRRSTFLKAGLATAAALPAVAGVLRPPKAGADRFDPTPRCEDGDEETPEQIEGPYFKPDSPQRTDMREPGIPGTALAVSGFAYSRSCTPLGQVLLDFWQADDTGVYDNTGYRLRGHQFTGADGRYRLDTIVPGLYPGRTRHIHVKVQAPNQPVLTTQLYFPGEPGNEHDQIFDPRLLMEVQDGPSGRAATFDFVLDLP; via the coding sequence ATGACCGAGGACGACAGGAAGTTCCGGCGCTCCACCTTTCTCAAAGCCGGACTCGCGACCGCGGCCGCCCTGCCCGCCGTCGCCGGGGTGTTGCGGCCACCGAAGGCCGGCGCCGACCGCTTCGACCCGACACCGCGGTGCGAGGACGGGGACGAGGAGACTCCCGAGCAGATCGAGGGCCCGTACTTCAAGCCCGACTCGCCGCAACGCACCGACATGCGTGAGCCCGGGATACCCGGGACCGCGCTGGCTGTGTCCGGGTTCGCCTACAGCCGGTCGTGCACCCCGCTGGGGCAGGTGCTGCTGGACTTCTGGCAGGCCGACGACACCGGCGTCTACGACAACACCGGCTACCGGCTGCGAGGCCACCAGTTCACCGGCGCCGACGGCCGGTACCGGCTCGACACCATCGTCCCCGGCCTCTACCCCGGCCGCACCAGGCACATCCACGTCAAGGTGCAGGCACCGAACCAGCCGGTGCTGACCACGCAGCTCTACTTCCCGGGCGAGCCGGGCAACGAGCACGACCAGATCTTCGACCCGCGGCTGCTGATGGAGGTCCAGGACGGGCCGTCGGGCAGGGCCGCGACGTTCGACTTCGTGCTCGACCTGCCCTGA
- a CDS encoding helix-turn-helix domain-containing protein, whose product MHSSGHSAGPLRHLVHACLDDLDELVDAFVAEIAVLPPYRDGLIPTAEVRADAEASFEMLLRLIAGLPVPHRIADVSERVGRRRAQAGMPLEVLLQAVRLDFRVLWSALLRRADPDDTQALIEGAVTVWEAVERHTVGVHVSYLDEAAVLARERERERNRLVAQLLATDGRDPQAVNQVATALEVDPNGLFAVAAGAPANQRALRGALDRLRANGISAHLHFEERRPVLLAALPRGVRAMPAHWMQEVPCGLGPVADGLAAVPLSVRVAVEVAAALGPETTRPMRLREVWADIAAARLAELGEALTRSVLSEVDSVSPHERRRLLETAESFLASGSVADTAREVFCHRNTVLNRLRRLGELTGGDLGRPEHAALVLLALRVRARAEAGNDRPSDDSPARHSRAE is encoded by the coding sequence ATGCACAGTTCGGGCCACTCCGCCGGGCCGCTGCGCCACCTCGTGCACGCGTGCCTGGACGATCTCGACGAGCTGGTGGACGCCTTCGTCGCCGAGATCGCCGTCCTGCCGCCCTATCGGGACGGGCTGATCCCCACCGCGGAGGTCCGCGCCGACGCCGAGGCCAGCTTCGAGATGCTGTTGCGGCTGATCGCGGGGCTTCCCGTCCCGCACCGGATCGCCGATGTCTCCGAACGCGTCGGGCGGCGCCGCGCCCAGGCTGGCATGCCGCTGGAGGTCCTGCTCCAGGCGGTGCGGCTGGACTTCCGCGTGCTGTGGTCGGCGCTGCTGCGACGCGCCGACCCCGACGACACGCAGGCGCTGATCGAGGGAGCCGTCACCGTCTGGGAAGCCGTCGAGCGCCACACGGTCGGCGTGCACGTCAGCTACCTCGACGAGGCCGCCGTGCTCGCGCGGGAGCGGGAACGCGAGCGGAACAGGCTCGTCGCGCAGCTGCTCGCCACCGACGGACGGGATCCGCAGGCCGTCAACCAGGTCGCCACCGCGCTGGAGGTCGACCCGAACGGACTGTTCGCCGTCGCCGCCGGCGCGCCGGCGAACCAGCGGGCGCTGCGCGGCGCGCTGGACCGCCTGCGCGCCAACGGGATCAGCGCGCACCTCCACTTCGAGGAACGCCGACCGGTCCTGCTGGCGGCGCTGCCGCGGGGCGTGCGCGCGATGCCCGCGCACTGGATGCAGGAGGTGCCCTGCGGCCTGGGCCCGGTCGCGGACGGACTGGCCGCGGTACCGCTGTCGGTGCGCGTCGCCGTGGAAGTGGCCGCGGCGCTCGGTCCGGAGACCACGCGTCCGATGCGGCTGCGGGAGGTCTGGGCCGACATCGCCGCCGCCCGGCTGGCAGAGCTCGGAGAGGCGCTCACCCGATCCGTTCTGTCCGAAGTGGACTCGGTGTCCCCGCACGAGCGCCGCAGGCTGCTCGAGACCGCCGAGAGCTTCCTCGCCTCAGGCTCGGTCGCCGACACCGCGCGCGAGGTCTTCTGCCACCGCAACACCGTGCTCAACCGGCTGCGCAGGCTGGGCGAGCTGACCGGCGGCGACCTGGGACGCCCGGAGCACGCCGCACTGGTGCTGCTGGCGTTGCGCGTGCGAGCCCGCGCGGAGGCGGGCAACGACCGGCCGTCCGACGACTCTCCGGCCCGGCATTCCCGCGCGGAATGA
- the ureA gene encoding urease subunit gamma: MHLTPREQERLTLFTAAELARRRLARGSRLGSAEAIALVCDEVLEMAWDGVGIDEVVAMAKEVVRPDQVLPGVAASAPRVQVEALFPHGSSLVHVDEPFGPAQPDDAGAVRVASGEVVLAPGRERKHLEVRNGGARAIWLSSHFPLEQANPALEMDRAAAAGYRLDVPAGTSLEFPPGAARTVSVVARGGAR, encoded by the coding sequence ATGCATCTGACGCCACGGGAACAGGAACGCCTGACGCTTTTCACCGCCGCCGAGCTGGCTCGCAGGCGGTTGGCCAGGGGGTCCAGGCTCGGATCGGCCGAGGCCATCGCACTGGTCTGCGACGAGGTGCTGGAGATGGCCTGGGACGGCGTGGGGATCGACGAGGTGGTGGCCATGGCCAAGGAGGTCGTCCGGCCGGACCAGGTGCTGCCGGGCGTGGCCGCGTCGGCGCCCCGCGTCCAGGTGGAGGCCCTCTTCCCGCACGGCAGCTCGCTGGTGCACGTCGACGAGCCGTTCGGGCCGGCCCAGCCCGACGATGCCGGCGCGGTGCGCGTCGCCTCCGGGGAAGTAGTCCTGGCTCCCGGCCGGGAGCGCAAGCACCTCGAGGTGCGCAACGGGGGAGCGCGGGCGATCTGGTTGTCGTCGCACTTCCCGCTGGAGCAGGCCAACCCCGCGCTGGAGATGGACCGGGCGGCGGCCGCCGGGTACCGGCTCGACGTCCCGGCGGGCACCTCCCTGGAGTTCCCGCCGGGCGCGGCGCGCACGGTGTCGGTGGTCGCCAGGGGAGGTGCGCGATGA
- a CDS encoding urease subunit alpha has protein sequence MTARMSRAEYATLYGPTTGDRVRLADTDLWVEVEGDDTEPGEELLGGCGKTARDGLLVAGKAPRDSALDLVVLGVLLLDPVLGIRKTNIGVKDGRVVGTGRAGNPDAADGIELIVDSHTAMITGEGLIATPGVVDSHVHLSSPEVVPAALGAGVTSLVGMGLGGVWDVGANPRQNLHTLIRAWRDVPVNVAFLARGSSSSAELLDQAVLSGAGGFKVHEDWGATPHIVDTCLGVAEDSDLPVALHTDTLNESGYLADTLDATGGRTVHAYHVEGGGGHPDLLEIVSHPHVLTSSTTPTLPLTPATAAELLPMTMTVHRGHGSLGSDVAIARSRLREHAIAAENALHDRGAISIVNSDSMGMGRIAETARRTWQLAHVQAALAGETGPDRPANARVLRYLAKITLNPAIAHGMGHEVGALTPGSMADIVLWHPAWFGTQPELVLKSGFVAWGASGSGSGSTRLTQPRVMGPFFGGLGSAPRGLASVFVSEQCLADSRARAALPDGVRYAPIRRSRGLTRHDMVANTATPRVEVPTGPEPVLVDGAAIAMHHASSLPLTRVHHLG, from the coding sequence ATGACGGCGAGGATGTCCCGCGCGGAGTACGCGACGCTGTACGGGCCGACGACCGGGGACCGGGTGCGGCTGGCCGACACCGACCTGTGGGTGGAGGTCGAGGGCGACGACACCGAGCCGGGCGAGGAGCTGCTCGGCGGGTGCGGCAAGACGGCCAGGGACGGGCTGCTGGTCGCGGGGAAGGCGCCGCGTGACAGCGCGCTGGACCTCGTCGTGCTCGGGGTGCTGCTGCTCGACCCGGTGCTGGGCATCCGCAAGACCAACATCGGGGTCAAGGACGGCCGCGTGGTCGGCACCGGACGGGCGGGAAATCCCGACGCAGCCGACGGCATCGAGCTAATCGTGGACTCCCACACCGCGATGATCACCGGTGAAGGGCTGATCGCCACGCCGGGCGTGGTCGACTCGCACGTGCACCTCTCCAGCCCCGAGGTCGTGCCCGCCGCGCTCGGCGCGGGCGTGACCTCGCTGGTCGGCATGGGCCTCGGCGGGGTGTGGGACGTCGGCGCCAACCCCCGGCAGAACCTGCACACGCTGATCCGGGCGTGGCGCGACGTCCCGGTCAACGTGGCGTTCCTGGCGCGCGGCTCGTCGTCGTCGGCAGAGCTGCTGGACCAGGCCGTGCTTTCGGGTGCGGGCGGGTTCAAGGTCCACGAGGACTGGGGCGCCACCCCGCACATCGTCGACACCTGCCTCGGCGTCGCCGAGGACTCGGACCTGCCGGTGGCCCTGCACACCGACACGCTCAACGAGTCGGGCTACCTCGCAGACACCCTCGACGCGACCGGCGGGCGGACGGTGCACGCCTACCACGTGGAGGGCGGCGGCGGGCACCCCGACCTGCTGGAGATCGTCTCCCACCCGCACGTGCTCACCTCCTCGACCACGCCGACGCTGCCGCTGACCCCGGCCACCGCCGCCGAACTGCTGCCGATGACCATGACCGTTCACAGGGGACACGGCAGTCTCGGCAGCGACGTCGCCATCGCGCGCAGCCGGCTGCGCGAGCACGCCATCGCGGCCGAGAACGCGCTGCACGACCGGGGCGCGATCAGCATCGTGAACTCCGACTCGATGGGCATGGGCCGCATCGCCGAGACCGCCCGCCGCACCTGGCAGCTCGCCCACGTCCAGGCCGCGCTGGCCGGGGAGACCGGGCCGGACCGGCCCGCCAACGCCAGGGTGCTGCGCTACCTGGCCAAGATCACCCTGAACCCGGCCATCGCGCACGGAATGGGCCACGAGGTCGGTGCGCTCACCCCGGGCAGCATGGCCGACATCGTGCTGTGGCACCCGGCGTGGTTCGGCACCCAGCCCGAACTTGTGCTCAAGTCCGGGTTCGTCGCGTGGGGCGCGAGCGGTTCGGGCTCCGGTTCGACGCGGCTGACCCAGCCGCGCGTGATGGGCCCGTTCTTCGGCGGCCTGGGCTCGGCGCCGCGCGGGCTCGCTTCGGTCTTCGTCTCCGAGCAGTGCCTGGCCGACTCCCGGGCCCGCGCCGCGCTGCCCGACGGCGTCCGCTACGCGCCGATCCGGCGCAGCCGGGGCCTCACCCGCCACGACATGGTCGCCAACACCGCCACGCCCCGCGTCGAGGTGCCGACCGGGCCGGAACCGGTCCTGGTCGACGGCGCGGCGATCGCGATGCACCACGCGAGCTCCCTGCCGCTGACCCGCGTGCACCACCTGGGCTGA